The nucleotide window CCcctccttaacccttgtgttgtcttcccgttaaccatgaacttgcccttcccaggtcaaaatttaaaaaaaattggtgtttttccgatgtttttgtcttttttttctgatttattcgtcactttttccagcttttggtgcttttttttttaaaaacctgagccggtttaataataggttttacacgtATTCTTGGAATTCNNNNNNNNNNaacctcatttatatcaaattatacataagtaagtttagttaaaaaggcccaaattatgaattattctgactactagttaagatcagaggatgNNNNNNNNNNctcagatgggtagatgttaaagtttagtccggatactgttttaaaaccataaaaaaaaaaaaagaattcaaatgctataagatgaaataaaacaccccccaaaaaatcaatgaaagtaAACATTAATGTTACCTGATGAATGTTTGGAATCATCCATgctatttttgggcaatttggttgaaagaaatctaatatttttgatataaaacactttgaaacgggtcagtttgacccgaggacgacacaagggttaaataattaacccaaggaggtcgacctttctgttaaagagtaagatccttgtCTTAAATATCCGCAAAATTGTGTTTGCtaaccccaccagactccatgtaaataaacagggattttagcatcgtaaaatacacttNNNNNNNNNNcgacagaaacaaaataaaactatgagaagccgtactgggtcgtctttccacttttccaactatCCCAACTCtagtttttgttgaaataaacacatagtttattgatttacatgtgacaatatgttggctctatacacgctaaaagtattgcttttttaaatggagtctNNNNNNNNNNGCGCTAGCGACTTCAGAGcagtttctggttaaacagaaaggtctcaaagaggttttaatatgtttaaatcttttccataatgttgtcagacacttaaacAAGGTAAACAGGTAAAAACAAGCTGGATAATTaacctattaacttacattgtagcttgtttcgctgctgccgactgcagcgatctcacTTAGCTAATCCTGGACTGatgcattattaatattttttaacacagtGCTTTGAAGTCAAGTCACATGtatcaacattaatttaataatGAATACATCAGCAACAATGCTTCAGCTTACATCAAATATTTCACTGTGAAAACCCGCATCACGTTCAGTAGCACgagatatttataattttttacatcttttttttctatcaaaGCATTCAGAATTACAGATTGTGTTTATGAATAAACAAAATCATTTCCTGGTACATGTCGGCTTACCGTAAAACACCaaatcaatcagacaaaacaacaaagaatcAACCAAGGAACAAAGAGCCTAAATATCACGGATGCTACACACAGGTTTATGATAATTAATTAAAGCTTGATTCAATATTGCATCTCATTCTCATAAATGTGTTCGCATGATGTCTCACAAAAACGTCTGAGATCTCCAATTATCTAGAGAGGTCCTGGAACATGtctgcatgtattttttttaaaaaagcaacaaaaacattttaaaaaatggtcagaaaaaaaactcaaagaaagagacaaaaatatcAGAAGACACCAAAGAGCTTGAAAAGGgtcataaaaaaagtaaaaacataaaacaaaaaaacttgaaaaggcgacaaaaatatggaaaaattgacttcaaaaataagacaaaaattGGTCCGCGAAACCCTCGAAAAAAGCATCGAAAACGTTGAAGCAAGTGGCAAAAATAttgaaaaggaacaaaaattaaaaaaaactgaaaaagcccAGTTCTGATTATTGCCCAAATAGGAATCACAGtgctttttacttttatgtaggcctatgaATGGTTTaggggtgaaagtcttgtgttttcccacgGGACTTGAACGCCACTCTCCCGATTGAGAGCCCTGTGTTTTAACCTTGCCATCCAtccgacctccccccccctcccccatgcAGTACTTTACGTTACTTTTCATAACTTCATGTAACGGTGGCTCAGGAGAGCCGCCTGATAATCTCCCGGTCACCATAGCGCCGCGGGCCCCCAGGGGCCCCCGTAGTCCCACAGGTAGGGTCCGTACTGGTAGGCTTTGCAGAAGGACGAGATCAGGGACGATCGGAGCAGCTCGTCCCCCAGTCCCTCTGCTTTGCACACGTCCCTGCAGAACCGGGACGTTTGCTGCTTCCGTTTGGTCTTGTACCGGCGGTTCTGGAACCAGATCTTCACCTGGGTCTCGGTCAGTCTCAGGGTGCCGGCCAGGTGAGCCCTCTCCGGGGCCGACAGGTACTTCTGCTGGTTGAACTTCTTCTCCAGTTCCAGCACCTGCAGGTGTGTGAACGCAGCTCTGGAGCGCTTCTGCTTCCCCGCGGACTCCGAGGAGTCGGGGCGGGACGGGTCCAGACTCAGGGACGGGTCCAGACCGAGGGACGGGTCCAGACCGAGGGACGGGTCCAGACTCAGGGACCGGTCCAGATTAAGGGACGGGTCCAGACTCAGAGACGGGTCCAGACTCATGGACGCTGCAAAGCACAAACCGGATCCAGTTATTAGACAGAAGTAAGTATACTGATATACTGCAATATAAAGTACACTGGGATATACTCTAAAGTATACTGATATACTGCAATATAAAGTACACTGGGATATACTCTAAAGTATACTTATATACTGCAATATAAAGTACACTGGGATGTACTCTAAAGTATACTGATATACTGCAATATAAAGTACACTGGGATATACTCTAAAGTACACTGTGATGTACTCTAAAGTACACTGGGATGTACTCTAAAGTACACTGGGATATACTCTAAAGTACGCTGATATACTGCAATATAAAGTACACTAGGATATACTCTAAAGTACACTGTGATGTACTCTAAAGTACACTGGGATGTACTCTAAAGTACACCGATGTACTGCAATATAAAGTACACTGGGATGTATTCTAAAGTATACTGATATACTACAATATAAAGTACACTGGGATGTACTCAAAAGCATACCGATATACTGCAATATAAAGTACACTAGGATGTACTCTAAAGTATACCGATGTACTGCAATATAAAGTACACTGGGATGTACTCAAAAGTATACTTATATACTGCAATATAAAGTATACTATGATGTACTAATgatgtttttatgcttttttttgacactttcgctcatttatttgcaattttaaaatatatacaatattattattttctttatgttttcaatttttgtatttacttattcattttcttttatttacagttccaattttctttgatttatttattcttgAATACAAGTTATCATAGTTAAATATTTCTGtcatttatctattttatttatttctctttctaGTTCCATCTTTCTAATGAGACcaatatatttttcatatttattccATTCTGTAGATGAAAGTCTAATAAACACAGTGGTCTGCTCTTTGCATCTTGTATAATTcacttttttactattttattaatttctctTTATATATtccaatttatttaattaacacctataataaaaaaaaacatttattccaTATTTTGTAAATGCACTCGTTGTCTGACCGTCCAATCATCTGTCCTGCAGCAACACACCTGTCTGATATATTTCTCTTtatattttccctttttatatttACTCACATGGCCGCAGCTGTCCTGAGACCTATAATTTCCGTATGGGTCCATATTCTGTAAATGAAGACATGTGTCCCTCCCCCCGCTGTAGAAACAGCTGATCTTACCTTTCTGAGCCCTGGACGCCGTCTCCTGGGCTCCTTCCTCCCACTGGGGGCGTCTTTCCCTCTTCTGTGAGCAGCGTTTGTTGTTAGAAGCTGTGCCGTCCTCCGGGGACAGGATGTCCTCTATGAGGAAGGAGGTCCGAGGTTTGACCGGGTCGGACATTTCCGTCCAGTTATCCCTCAAACCGGAGACAAACCTCTCAGAGGCTGCAGCAGCAGAGTgtcctcacacactcacacgggCTGAGTTTATACCAGAGCCGGGACAGGGGGCGGGACAGGGGCTGGACAGGGGCAGGATGGGGGAGGGACAGGACAGGACGGGACAGGACGGGACAGGGGCTGGAAGGGAGAGGGACGGGACGGGGGATGGATAGGGGCGGGAAAGGACAGGACGGGATGGACGGGGGCGGGACAGTAGAGGACAGAGCAGGACGGGGGCGGGACAGTGGAGGACGGAGCAGGACGGGGGCGGGACAGTGGAGGACGGAGCAGGACGGGGGCGGGACGGGACACTGCACCGTGTTGAGCCAACTTCTGCTTCAGTGGAGGAAGAactatacatttatacatttatacatttactATTTAC belongs to Etheostoma spectabile isolate EspeVRDwgs_2016 chromosome 5, UIUC_Espe_1.0, whole genome shotgun sequence and includes:
- the nkx3-1 gene encoding homeobox protein Nkx-3.1, producing MSDPVKPRTSFLIEDILSPEDGTASNNKRCSQKRERRPQWEEGAQETASRAQKASMSLDPSLSLDPSLNLDRSLSLDPSLGLDPSLGLDPSLSLDPSRPDSSESAGKQKRSRAAFTHLQVLELEKKFNQQKYLSAPERAHLAGTLRLTETQVKIWFQNRRYKTKRKQQTSRFCRDVCKAEGLGDELLRSSLISSFCKAYQYGPYLWDYGGPWGPAALW